One genomic window of Corynebacterium pseudotuberculosis includes the following:
- a CDS encoding class II fumarate hydratase, with translation MTEQQYRIEHDTMGEVKVPIDALWRAQTQRAVENFPISGRGLESAQIRAMGLLKAACAQVNKDRGLLDTAQADAIIAAAKEVAEGKHDAQFPLDVFQTGSGTSSNMNANEVIASIAHAAGVEVHPNDHVNMGQSSNDTFPTATHVAATEAAVTDLIPGLKVLQESLEKKAKEWENVVKSGRTHLMDAVPVTLGQEFAGYARQIEAGIERVEATLPRLGELPIGGTAVGTGLNTPADFGEKVTAELVSLTGVNELRPCVNHFEAQAARDGLVEFSGAMRTIAVSLTKIANDIRWMGSGPLTGLGEIHLPDLQPGSSIMPGKVNPVLCETATQVAAQVIGNDAAVAFGGAQGAFELNVFIPMMARNVLESSRLLANTARIFATRLVDGIQPNEERMKTLAESSPSIVTPLNSAIGYENAAKVAKTALKEGKTIRQTVIDLGFVDGENLTEEEMDKRLDVLAMCNTDRDK, from the coding sequence ATGACTGAGCAGCAGTACCGCATTGAGCACGACACCATGGGTGAAGTAAAGGTTCCGATTGATGCCCTATGGCGAGCACAGACTCAGCGCGCTGTGGAGAACTTCCCTATCTCAGGTCGTGGACTGGAATCTGCACAGATCCGCGCAATGGGGTTGCTCAAAGCAGCTTGTGCACAGGTAAACAAGGATCGTGGCCTACTCGATACGGCACAGGCAGACGCTATTATCGCCGCAGCTAAAGAGGTTGCAGAGGGCAAACACGACGCACAGTTCCCCCTTGACGTGTTCCAAACGGGTTCCGGCACTTCTTCCAATATGAACGCCAACGAGGTCATCGCCTCCATTGCGCATGCAGCTGGCGTTGAGGTACACCCCAATGACCATGTCAACATGGGCCAGTCTTCCAACGACACCTTCCCCACTGCTACCCACGTTGCAGCAACCGAGGCCGCAGTTACAGACTTAATCCCCGGCCTAAAAGTTCTTCAGGAGTCTTTGGAGAAAAAAGCCAAGGAATGGGAAAACGTTGTTAAGTCCGGTCGTACCCACCTTATGGATGCCGTCCCCGTAACTTTGGGGCAGGAGTTTGCCGGCTATGCGCGCCAGATCGAGGCTGGAATCGAGCGAGTCGAGGCTACGCTTCCCCGACTAGGAGAGCTACCTATCGGAGGAACTGCCGTTGGCACAGGCCTTAATACCCCCGCCGACTTCGGCGAGAAGGTTACTGCCGAGCTAGTCAGCCTAACCGGCGTTAATGAGCTACGTCCTTGCGTAAATCATTTTGAGGCTCAGGCGGCTCGAGATGGGCTGGTGGAGTTTTCCGGCGCAATGCGCACTATCGCGGTATCTCTAACCAAGATTGCCAACGACATTCGCTGGATGGGCTCCGGCCCCCTCACAGGCCTCGGCGAGATCCACTTGCCTGATCTGCAACCCGGGTCTTCCATCATGCCAGGCAAGGTCAACCCAGTTCTGTGTGAAACCGCCACTCAGGTGGCCGCTCAGGTTATAGGCAACGACGCCGCTGTTGCATTTGGCGGCGCCCAGGGAGCATTCGAACTCAACGTTTTCATCCCTATGATGGCACGCAACGTACTTGAGTCTTCTCGCCTTCTAGCTAACACGGCACGCATCTTTGCCACCCGCCTAGTGGATGGCATTCAGCCAAATGAAGAACGCATGAAGACTCTTGCAGAGTCCTCACCTTCGATCGTGACCCCACTCAACTCTGCCATCGGCTATGAGAATGCAGCCAAGGTAGCCAAGACAGCCCTCAAGGAGGGCAAGACCATCCGCCAGACAGTCATTGATCTTGGATTTGTGGATGGTGAAAACCTCACGGAAGAAGAGATGGACAAGCGTCTCGACGTCCTAGCGATGTGCAACACGGATCGCGATAAGTAA
- a CDS encoding DUF4245 domain-containing protein, translated as MAVEKPRIYQNGRDIVLSLGVILLVAALSIGFTGMCSFNKGTPENGPVHAVDAQTYLHLEARSMGFPVRYPGEIPGWVANSARRDDLGGTPAPVVGWVINGASFIQLEQTGLSEKDAVAAFDSNVREKTGSHVVEGINVAEYTSEEEGVRMLWVADLGDSRILVSGAAPKEQFDELISRVIKAEPISTQ; from the coding sequence GTGGCTGTGGAGAAACCTCGTATCTATCAGAACGGCAGAGATATTGTTTTGTCTCTTGGCGTGATCCTTCTTGTTGCTGCTCTCAGCATTGGTTTTACCGGAATGTGCAGCTTTAATAAAGGAACGCCGGAAAATGGCCCTGTCCATGCCGTTGATGCACAAACGTATCTGCATCTTGAAGCTCGCAGTATGGGCTTTCCAGTGCGTTACCCAGGTGAGATCCCCGGGTGGGTGGCTAATTCAGCGCGCCGGGATGACCTAGGGGGAACCCCCGCGCCGGTCGTCGGCTGGGTGATAAATGGCGCGTCTTTTATCCAATTGGAGCAGACTGGCCTGAGCGAGAAAGACGCCGTTGCCGCATTTGATTCGAACGTTCGGGAGAAAACTGGCTCTCACGTTGTAGAAGGGATTAACGTTGCGGAATATACCTCCGAAGAGGAGGGCGTGCGCATGCTTTGGGTCGCCGACCTAGGCGATTCCCGCATCCTAGTCAGCGGCGCTGCACCCAAGGAACAATTTGATGAGTTAATTTCTCGGGTTATAAAAGCAGAGCCGATTTCTACGCAATAG
- a CDS encoding zinc ribbon domain-containing protein YjdM, with amino-acid sequence MSCNLNLMFDQLPPCPECSESYTYEQGALLVCPMCAYEWTLASDNDDKSLSAESEGIRDAVGNLLVDGDAVTVVKGLKISGGGGGAIKVGTKAKNIRLLDPPVNGHDIDASVPTLGRIYLKSSVVKKA; translated from the coding sequence ATGTCGTGTAATTTAAATTTAATGTTTGATCAACTTCCTCCGTGCCCGGAATGTTCGGAGTCATATACCTATGAACAGGGTGCGCTTCTCGTGTGTCCGATGTGTGCTTATGAATGGACTCTCGCCTCGGATAATGATGACAAATCGTTGTCGGCAGAGAGCGAGGGGATTCGCGATGCCGTTGGTAATCTGCTTGTCGACGGCGACGCAGTGACGGTGGTCAAAGGCCTGAAAATCTCTGGCGGCGGGGGTGGCGCTATCAAGGTCGGGACTAAGGCTAAGAACATCCGCCTACTCGATCCGCCTGTGAACGGTCATGATATCGACGCGTCTGTGCCCACCCTTGGGCGGATCTATCTGAAATCCTCGGTAGTTAAAAAGGCTTAA
- the glpX gene encoding class II fructose-bisphosphatase: MTNLHPEIPDRNLALELVRVTEAAALASGRWVGRGMKNEGDGAAVDAMRKLINSVQMRGVVVIGEGEKDEAPMLFNGENVGTGEGAEVDIAVDPIDGTTLMAEGRPNAISVLAAAERGSMYDPSAVFYMKKIAVGPEAAGSIDIEAPVAHNINAVAKAKNIAPDQVTVVVLDRPRHSDLIKDIREAGAKVRLIRDGDVAGAVAAAQETNSVDIMMGTGGTPEGIITACAMKCMGGEIQGVLAPRDDAEADRARSAGHDLNQVLLTNDLVSSDNCFFVATGVTNGDMLRGVSYRANGATTRSLVMRSKSGTIRYIESSHKLQKLQEYSIVDYSKVTK, translated from the coding sequence ATGACCAACCTTCATCCAGAAATTCCAGACCGTAACCTAGCTCTTGAACTCGTGCGTGTCACCGAGGCCGCCGCTTTAGCTTCAGGGCGATGGGTCGGTCGTGGAATGAAGAACGAAGGTGACGGCGCGGCCGTCGATGCAATGCGCAAACTCATTAATTCGGTCCAGATGCGCGGCGTTGTTGTTATCGGAGAGGGGGAAAAGGACGAAGCTCCGATGCTGTTCAACGGTGAAAACGTGGGAACCGGCGAGGGCGCTGAGGTGGATATCGCCGTAGATCCTATCGACGGCACAACGCTTATGGCGGAGGGCCGCCCCAATGCGATCTCCGTGCTCGCTGCCGCAGAACGTGGTTCCATGTACGACCCGTCTGCAGTCTTCTACATGAAGAAAATCGCCGTAGGCCCCGAAGCCGCTGGCTCTATCGACATCGAGGCACCAGTTGCTCACAACATCAACGCCGTAGCAAAAGCAAAGAATATCGCACCCGACCAGGTTACTGTCGTGGTTCTTGACCGTCCTCGCCACTCGGACCTTATTAAGGACATCCGCGAGGCAGGCGCAAAGGTTCGGCTCATTCGTGATGGCGACGTTGCCGGCGCTGTAGCAGCAGCTCAAGAGACCAACTCCGTGGACATCATGATGGGTACAGGCGGCACCCCTGAAGGCATTATTACTGCATGTGCAATGAAGTGTATGGGCGGAGAGATTCAAGGCGTGCTCGCTCCTCGTGACGATGCAGAGGCTGACCGAGCACGTAGTGCGGGCCACGACCTCAATCAGGTCCTACTCACCAATGACTTAGTCAGCTCCGATAACTGTTTCTTTGTGGCAACCGGTGTGACCAATGGAGATATGCTCCGCGGCGTAAGCTACCGAGCAAATGGTGCTACCACACGTTCCCTTGTGATGCGCTCTAAGTCTGGAACAATCCGCTACATCGAGTCTTCTCATAAACTGCAAAAATTACAGGAATACTCGATCGTCGATTATTCCAAGGTGACTAAGTAA
- a CDS encoding DUF6542 domain-containing protein, translating into MSQTSETRHQAPTQQASGQFFGISVWSSMSILAAALITGLLITLSTGVIGWPFLALFAIFAIVFTLLTEPRGLFLMVASIPLLYAIAVLATGWFLVQANTADGAPIRRSQVITAAYPLTQHFPLLIAVTLGAALIAVARVMLLRRGEKRITNVNASNRMRQTEANNRSRSAARKARAQAQRNRGEATGSKVTVDELMRRNREQPHRPRTPRPSLHDPEQRVPRTYAPRPRSTTAQDAVPHTEQRRPSAERIPQRNQTPQPQPRRIPPERPMPERKLIDPELSRRKTRRFDDDLYS; encoded by the coding sequence GTGTCACAAACGTCCGAAACTCGCCATCAAGCCCCAACGCAACAAGCATCGGGGCAGTTTTTCGGCATCTCTGTGTGGTCATCGATGTCGATCCTCGCGGCCGCGTTGATCACTGGACTACTGATCACGCTCTCTACGGGTGTCATTGGATGGCCTTTCCTAGCGCTCTTTGCCATCTTTGCTATCGTTTTTACGCTTCTCACTGAACCTCGAGGGCTCTTCCTCATGGTCGCAAGTATTCCGTTGCTCTATGCCATCGCGGTTCTTGCTACCGGCTGGTTTCTAGTGCAAGCCAATACAGCAGATGGCGCTCCAATCCGCAGATCTCAGGTCATCACAGCTGCATATCCATTGACGCAGCATTTTCCGCTGCTTATCGCTGTCACTCTAGGGGCGGCACTCATCGCTGTTGCACGCGTTATGCTCTTGCGTCGTGGGGAAAAACGCATCACCAACGTCAATGCGAGTAACAGGATGCGTCAAACCGAAGCCAACAACCGCAGCCGCAGTGCGGCGAGAAAAGCTCGTGCTCAGGCCCAACGCAATCGCGGTGAGGCCACAGGCTCAAAAGTCACTGTCGACGAGCTCATGCGTCGTAATCGCGAACAACCCCACAGGCCAAGAACCCCGCGTCCATCGCTGCACGATCCGGAACAACGCGTGCCCCGCACCTATGCACCGCGTCCCCGTTCAACGACTGCTCAAGACGCTGTCCCCCACACAGAGCAACGTCGTCCAAGCGCTGAACGCATACCGCAAAGAAACCAGACGCCGCAGCCTCAACCCCGGCGAATACCTCCCGAGCGTCCTATGCCGGAGCGTAAGCTCATAGATCCTGAGTTATCACGCCGCAAGACCCGGCGTTTTGATGACGATCTTTATAGCTAA
- the xseA gene encoding exodeoxyribonuclease VII large subunit — translation MASSPSAPEHAWPVRELNAKVKGWIEKLGHLWVEGQITQLNVKPSWKFSYITLRDPEAEASVQLTCPTQLIRSLTTPLADGDRVVVYGKPAFYTGRGSFSLWVTDIRPVGIGELLARIERLRQQLAQEGLFDAHLKRPLPFLPRNIGLITGRGSAAERDVLAVAQSRWPEVTFTVRNTAVQGARAVTEIISALEQLDADPTVDVIIIARGGGSVEDLLPFSEESLQRAVAAATTPVVSAIGHEPDNPVLDNVADLRAATPTDAAKRVVPDVIAERELIAELRSRSAAALRSWVQREHHMIQALRSRPVLADPLSMVQSHTEDLNRMLASIRKEITYQLNNERSVIGALRGQVSALGPAATLARGYAVVQVLPRDGTPPEVVTTIDQSPPGSQLRIRVSDGSITAASMQTSPAD, via the coding sequence GTGGCTAGTTCGCCGAGTGCTCCGGAGCACGCATGGCCGGTTCGCGAGCTCAACGCCAAGGTAAAAGGCTGGATTGAAAAGCTCGGACATCTGTGGGTCGAGGGACAAATCACACAGCTCAATGTGAAACCGAGCTGGAAATTTTCCTATATCACCCTTCGCGATCCTGAGGCCGAGGCCAGCGTCCAGCTCACCTGCCCAACTCAACTTATCCGTTCGCTTACTACCCCTCTGGCCGATGGCGACAGAGTTGTGGTCTATGGAAAACCCGCGTTTTATACGGGTCGCGGCTCTTTTTCACTGTGGGTTACAGACATTCGCCCCGTAGGTATAGGAGAGCTTCTCGCCCGCATCGAGCGATTACGGCAGCAACTCGCACAGGAGGGGCTTTTCGACGCCCACCTCAAACGACCTCTCCCCTTCTTACCCAGAAACATCGGTTTGATCACTGGTCGAGGCTCAGCAGCTGAACGAGATGTTCTTGCTGTTGCTCAATCTCGTTGGCCGGAAGTCACCTTCACGGTTAGGAACACCGCGGTCCAAGGAGCCAGAGCAGTAACCGAGATTATTTCAGCGCTAGAGCAGCTCGATGCCGACCCCACTGTCGACGTCATCATCATTGCCCGCGGCGGCGGCTCAGTGGAAGACCTTCTTCCCTTTTCCGAGGAGTCCCTTCAGCGCGCGGTTGCTGCAGCTACTACCCCGGTAGTCTCTGCGATCGGCCATGAGCCCGATAATCCAGTTCTAGATAACGTTGCAGATCTTCGGGCGGCAACGCCTACCGACGCCGCCAAGCGAGTAGTTCCCGATGTGATCGCAGAACGCGAGTTGATAGCGGAACTGCGCTCCCGTAGTGCCGCAGCACTGCGCAGCTGGGTTCAGCGCGAGCACCATATGATCCAAGCCCTGCGTTCCCGCCCGGTTCTCGCAGATCCGTTGTCTATGGTTCAATCTCACACCGAAGACCTCAACAGAATGCTCGCCTCTATTCGCAAGGAAATCACTTACCAGCTCAATAATGAGCGATCTGTGATCGGCGCGCTGCGTGGCCAGGTCTCTGCGCTTGGTCCCGCAGCCACGCTCGCTCGTGGTTACGCAGTGGTTCAGGTCCTTCCACGAGATGGCACGCCACCTGAGGTGGTAACAACGATCGATCAGTCTCCTCCCGGCAGCCAGCTGCGCATTAGGGTTTCGGACGGCTCGATCACTGCCGCAAGCATGCAGACTTCACCTGCTGATTAG
- the merB gene encoding organomercurial lyase: MHSVKSLSPSARDLHILLKGHTDGGVQQLADRLISPNPTPHLAHLSTGASVYTWCVLDTFILAGLFACDVQVESRPPLAAAPLNVSLISNTLTASPEFVVSFPLACDENGVHFTEAFCPFANLFPTIEHYRHWAPLQPRPTVAISVDRANSIAADFALDIRTNTIKSSDLSLSL, translated from the coding sequence ATGCACTCAGTAAAATCGCTCTCACCCTCCGCACGCGACCTACATATTCTGCTCAAAGGCCACACAGACGGCGGTGTTCAACAGCTCGCCGACCGCCTCATCTCGCCGAATCCCACACCCCACCTGGCACACCTATCCACTGGGGCCAGCGTGTACACCTGGTGCGTACTCGACACTTTCATCTTGGCTGGGCTCTTCGCCTGCGACGTTCAAGTCGAAAGCCGACCCCCTTTGGCAGCAGCCCCTCTGAATGTCTCGCTTATCAGCAACACACTCACCGCTAGCCCAGAATTCGTCGTTTCGTTCCCGCTTGCCTGCGACGAGAACGGCGTCCATTTCACAGAGGCGTTCTGCCCCTTTGCAAATCTTTTCCCGACGATAGAGCACTATCGCCATTGGGCCCCTCTCCAACCCCGTCCCACCGTCGCCATCAGCGTCGATCGCGCAAACTCCATTGCCGCCGATTTCGCCTTAGATATACGCACAAACACAATAAAGAGCAGCGATCTCAGTCTTTCCCTTTGA
- a CDS encoding 4-hydroxy-3-methylbut-2-enyl diphosphate reductase, with protein MTSPDQRPHDATASSASHSHGDGNTEGKRVLVAAPRGYCAGVDRAVETVERALEKYGAPVYVRKEIVHNRYVVDMLADKGAIFVDETDETPEGANLVFSAHGVSPAVHEEARQLSLKTLDATCPLVTKVHNEVKRFARDGYHILLVGHEGHEEVEGTAGEAPDVTHLVDGVEGVAALPDFLDNEKLIWLSQTTLSVDETMTIVNKLHERFSHLQNPPSDDICYATQNRQVAVKAIAEESDLVIVVGSQNSSNSKRLVEVALQAGAKASYLVDYAHQIDPEWLNGVTTVGLTSGASVPEILVQGVLEYLEPFGFTNVSEITTAAEKITFALPRELRPPRVKD; from the coding sequence ATGACATCACCCGACCAACGCCCACATGATGCCACTGCTTCTAGCGCGAGCCATAGCCACGGAGATGGCAACACCGAAGGTAAACGTGTCCTAGTAGCGGCTCCTCGCGGCTATTGTGCCGGAGTAGACCGAGCTGTAGAGACCGTGGAACGTGCTTTAGAAAAATATGGCGCGCCCGTGTATGTACGTAAAGAGATCGTCCACAACCGTTACGTGGTTGACATGCTTGCTGATAAAGGCGCCATCTTTGTTGATGAGACAGACGAAACTCCCGAGGGGGCTAACCTAGTCTTCTCAGCTCATGGTGTCAGCCCGGCTGTACACGAGGAAGCGCGCCAGCTCAGCCTGAAAACTCTTGACGCCACATGCCCCCTTGTGACAAAAGTCCACAATGAAGTCAAGCGCTTTGCTCGCGACGGCTACCACATCCTTCTTGTGGGGCATGAGGGCCACGAGGAGGTAGAGGGCACTGCAGGCGAGGCTCCCGACGTCACCCACCTAGTCGACGGGGTTGAGGGTGTGGCTGCCCTCCCAGATTTTTTGGACAATGAAAAACTGATCTGGTTATCGCAAACCACGTTGTCTGTTGATGAGACCATGACGATTGTGAATAAGCTGCATGAGAGGTTTAGCCACCTCCAAAACCCTCCTAGCGACGACATCTGTTATGCCACCCAAAACCGCCAGGTAGCGGTAAAAGCTATCGCCGAGGAATCCGATCTGGTGATCGTGGTTGGCTCGCAGAACTCGTCCAACTCAAAGCGATTAGTCGAGGTCGCGTTGCAAGCAGGTGCCAAGGCATCGTACTTGGTGGATTACGCCCACCAGATTGATCCTGAGTGGCTTAACGGGGTGACCACAGTGGGATTGACCTCTGGGGCATCAGTTCCGGAGATCTTGGTCCAAGGAGTCTTGGAATATCTAGAGCCATTCGGTTTTACTAACGTCAGCGAAATTACTACCGCCGCAGAAAAGATCACTTTCGCTTTGCCTCGCGAGCTGCGTCCGCCCCGGGTCAAAGACTAA
- a CDS encoding AI-2E family transporter: MQTLHIRHNVVVTSNTSPQDPSNTNPLPEELEALFDPEDAGRSQSSLRSPSSQPAPPPENADSPVPHEESSASFVPDAEATAIFEELEPGSERTHIDRSEIIADGVKVLAQWCIRILIIAATGFAGWYLIKQFWRGLLPVVLALIVCTVLWAPTAWMRKRGVPSGLAALVSILASFGFFGGLIWVISPDIARQSQTLYFQAFEGVQKVQLWLQGPPFNLDSDELGNRVNTAVQWFQRQSGTIAGEIFSGIGIATSVLVTIGVVLVLTFFFLKDGEGFLPWLRSIVGKRAGWHLTELLTRSWITLGGFVRAQALVSLVDAIFIGAGLILLGVPMALALAVLTFIAGFIPIIGAFVAGALAVLVALVSLGLTKAIITLGIVIAVQQLEGNVLSPLLQSRAMNLHPVIVLVSVTVGGGIFGIMGAFLAVPAAAMIAVLFRYLQDMTALRAGEKSADEITFVTTAGSITGKFGERRGKELLEKRRREQQNHKAEDSHAELPDEGITRAGAISALDKLNDLIHFFGKHK, encoded by the coding sequence ATGCAAACCTTGCATATAAGGCACAATGTTGTTGTGACTTCGAATACTTCGCCCCAGGACCCCTCGAACACAAACCCTCTGCCAGAAGAGCTTGAGGCATTATTCGATCCGGAAGATGCCGGAAGGAGCCAAAGTTCCTTACGTTCGCCTTCCTCGCAACCCGCACCTCCACCAGAAAACGCCGATTCTCCAGTGCCCCACGAGGAATCGTCGGCAAGCTTTGTTCCGGACGCGGAGGCAACAGCCATTTTTGAGGAGCTCGAGCCGGGTTCCGAACGCACCCATATTGACCGCTCTGAAATTATCGCCGACGGGGTCAAAGTCTTAGCCCAATGGTGCATTCGCATTCTCATCATTGCGGCGACAGGCTTTGCCGGTTGGTACCTCATCAAACAATTTTGGCGAGGTCTTCTCCCTGTTGTTTTGGCACTGATTGTCTGCACAGTGTTGTGGGCCCCCACGGCTTGGATGCGCAAAAGAGGAGTTCCCAGTGGTCTTGCCGCGCTAGTGAGTATTCTTGCCAGCTTTGGTTTTTTCGGCGGACTCATCTGGGTTATCTCCCCTGATATAGCCCGTCAATCACAAACTTTGTACTTCCAGGCATTTGAAGGAGTCCAAAAAGTACAGCTCTGGCTTCAGGGGCCACCCTTCAATCTTGATTCAGATGAACTCGGCAATCGCGTTAATACTGCGGTGCAATGGTTCCAACGGCAAAGCGGGACCATCGCGGGCGAGATTTTTTCCGGCATCGGTATAGCTACCTCCGTCTTAGTAACTATCGGTGTGGTCCTAGTCCTTACATTCTTTTTTCTCAAAGACGGAGAAGGATTCTTACCTTGGTTACGCAGCATCGTGGGCAAACGCGCGGGTTGGCACCTTACTGAGCTTCTCACCCGCTCCTGGATCACACTCGGGGGCTTTGTCCGCGCGCAGGCCCTGGTTTCGCTTGTCGACGCCATCTTCATCGGAGCCGGCCTTATCCTACTCGGCGTTCCCATGGCCTTAGCCCTTGCAGTGCTTACTTTTATTGCCGGCTTTATCCCCATCATCGGAGCGTTTGTTGCTGGTGCCCTCGCCGTTTTAGTGGCGCTTGTATCCTTGGGGCTTACCAAGGCCATCATCACGCTGGGTATCGTTATTGCGGTTCAACAGTTAGAGGGCAATGTCCTTTCTCCCTTGCTTCAATCGCGAGCAATGAATCTGCACCCAGTGATCGTTTTGGTCTCCGTGACTGTGGGTGGCGGGATTTTTGGAATCATGGGGGCTTTCCTGGCCGTTCCTGCAGCCGCAATGATCGCTGTACTCTTCCGATATCTCCAAGATATGACGGCATTGCGAGCCGGCGAGAAATCAGCCGATGAGATCACCTTTGTTACTACGGCCGGCTCCATCACCGGAAAGTTTGGCGAGCGTCGCGGGAAAGAGCTACTAGAAAAACGCCGCCGCGAACAACAAAACCACAAGGCTGAAGATTCTCACGCTGAGCTCCCCGATGAAGGCATCACCAGGGCAGGGGCTATTTCTGCGCTAGATAAGCTAAACGACCTTATTCATTTCTTTGGCAAACATAAATAA
- a CDS encoding DUF488 domain-containing protein: MDIFTVGHSNLDFRDFVTILQGAGILTLIDVRKLPGSRKYPWFNDEHLGKALPDHGIAYRRLEGLAGRRNVSTTIPFEVNGNWRNRSFHNYADHALGTEFNEALEELRTFAADAPTAIMCSEAVWWRCHRRIIADHLLARGDRVHHIMGQTKNGTTLIDAVFNQGAVVGDDGLVRYPHH, translated from the coding sequence ATGGATATCTTCACTGTCGGACATTCAAATCTCGACTTCCGGGACTTCGTCACAATCCTGCAAGGAGCGGGTATCCTAACCCTCATCGACGTCCGAAAATTGCCCGGTTCGCGCAAGTATCCGTGGTTCAATGATGAGCACCTAGGCAAAGCCCTCCCGGACCACGGTATCGCTTATCGACGACTCGAGGGCTTGGCAGGCCGGCGAAACGTCTCCACAACCATCCCCTTCGAGGTCAACGGCAACTGGCGCAACCGAAGCTTTCACAATTACGCTGACCATGCGCTCGGCACAGAGTTCAACGAAGCTTTGGAGGAGCTCCGCACATTCGCTGCCGACGCTCCCACAGCAATAATGTGTTCCGAGGCCGTGTGGTGGCGCTGCCACCGACGAATTATCGCCGACCATCTCTTGGCACGCGGCGACCGGGTGCACCACATCATGGGGCAGACCAAAAACGGAACCACGCTTATCGACGCCGTCTTTAACCAAGGCGCAGTAGTCGGCGATGACGGATTAGTGCGCTATCCACATCACTGA
- a CDS encoding exodeoxyribonuclease VII small subunit encodes MNSDVIGHGTGEAAFTAIEQLSYEQARNELAEIVRILELGQMSLDESLKYWERGEALAKRCEEHLAGAAHRVEQALEMETEKTVAAQDAAAEQEDTAQ; translated from the coding sequence ATGAATAGCGACGTGATTGGGCACGGAACCGGCGAAGCCGCCTTCACTGCCATTGAACAGCTCAGCTATGAGCAAGCCCGCAACGAGCTAGCGGAGATTGTTCGTATCCTGGAACTCGGCCAAATGAGCCTAGACGAGTCCCTCAAGTATTGGGAACGCGGCGAAGCCCTTGCCAAACGCTGCGAGGAGCATTTGGCTGGAGCAGCGCACCGCGTGGAACAAGCATTAGAGATGGAAACAGAAAAAACTGTTGCAGCACAGGACGCCGCTGCAGAACAGGAGGATACCGCCCAATAG
- the ychF gene encoding redox-regulated ATPase YchF: MSLTLGIVGLPNVGKSTLFNALTRNDVLAANYPFATIEPNVGLVELPDVRLTRLAEIFGSERILPATVSFVDIAGIVKGASEGEGMGNAFLANIREADAICQVVRAFADDNVIHVDGKVDPMADIAVINTELILADLQTIEKALPRLEKDARKNKDLAEVVEETKKAQAVLEDDRTLFSAAKNGELDLSKVRELHLMTAKPFLYVFNSDEAVLTDDARKQELAALVAPADCVFLDAKTETELLELEEDEAMELLESVGQTEPGLHSLAKAGFATLGLQTYLTAGPKESRAWTIHQGDTAPQAAGVIHTDFERGFIKAEIVSFADLDAAGSMAEAKAQGKVRQEGKDYVMVDGDVVEFKFNV; encoded by the coding sequence GTGAGCCTAACACTTGGAATCGTCGGCCTGCCTAACGTTGGCAAGTCCACCCTTTTTAACGCCCTGACCCGTAACGACGTCCTCGCTGCAAACTACCCGTTTGCCACCATCGAGCCGAACGTCGGCCTCGTCGAGCTTCCCGACGTCCGCCTGACCCGGTTAGCCGAGATTTTCGGCTCCGAGCGCATCCTGCCCGCGACTGTCTCTTTTGTGGACATTGCCGGCATTGTGAAAGGCGCATCTGAGGGTGAGGGAATGGGCAACGCCTTCCTAGCCAATATCCGCGAAGCCGACGCGATCTGCCAGGTGGTGCGAGCATTTGCCGATGACAACGTGATCCACGTTGACGGCAAGGTTGATCCCATGGCAGATATCGCTGTGATCAACACCGAGCTGATCCTTGCAGACCTGCAGACCATCGAAAAGGCTCTGCCTCGTCTGGAAAAGGATGCTCGCAAGAACAAAGACTTGGCCGAGGTCGTCGAAGAGACCAAGAAGGCACAAGCCGTGTTGGAAGATGATCGCACGCTGTTCAGCGCCGCAAAGAACGGTGAATTGGATCTGAGCAAGGTGCGCGAGCTCCATCTGATGACGGCAAAGCCCTTCCTCTACGTCTTCAACTCCGACGAAGCAGTGCTTACCGACGACGCACGTAAACAAGAACTCGCCGCCCTCGTGGCTCCAGCTGACTGCGTCTTCCTAGACGCAAAGACTGAAACAGAGTTGCTCGAGCTCGAAGAAGACGAGGCCATGGAGCTGCTTGAATCCGTAGGACAGACCGAGCCCGGACTGCATTCCTTGGCTAAAGCCGGGTTTGCCACCCTCGGCTTGCAAACCTACCTCACCGCGGGCCCCAAGGAATCCCGCGCCTGGACTATTCACCAGGGCGACACAGCTCCTCAGGCGGCCGGCGTGATCCACACTGACTTTGAACGTGGCTTTATTAAAGCCGAGATCGTCTCTTTCGCAGACCTCGATGCCGCTGGTTCCATGGCTGAGGCCAAGGCTCAGGGTAAAGTCCGTCAAGAAGGCAAAGACTACGTGATGGTCGACGGCGACGTGGTGGAGTTTAAGTTCAACGTTTAG